The proteins below are encoded in one region of Listeria swaminathanii:
- a CDS encoding DUF1433 domain-containing protein, whose product MKNQEKEYKSTIFTQQKPRIEAFFDYNYNGVNEITLTSLQENPTGVVHIKGYINGDEDLWIDAGLFDSAGVEIVNSAKEVDEKFLKTENEENIKTVSEIQQEKNKNP is encoded by the coding sequence GTGAAAAATCAAGAAAAAGAATATAAATCAACAATATTTACTCAACAAAAACCAAGAATTGAAGCGTTTTTCGATTATAATTACAATGGTGTTAATGAAATTACTTTAACTAGTTTACAGGAAAATCCAACTGGTGTAGTTCACATTAAAGGTTATATAAATGGGGACGAAGATCTATGGATTGATGCTGGACTCTTTGATTCAGCCGGAGTAGAGATAGTAAATTCTGCAAAAGAAGTAGATGAAAAGTTTCTGAAAACTGAAAACGAAGAAAATATAAAAACAGTTTCTGAAATTCAACAAGAAAAAAACAAAAATCCTTGA
- a CDS encoding DUF1433 domain-containing protein, with translation MKKYTILILFLILIIVFSGVLFWKKHQENVEREAFLKEESPRIEQFLKYNYSNINKVTFTHVKVSPMGIPYIEGYINDDESLFFSATIYDEHFENSVSVPEDVSMWRKNEVNKTVSEIQQQENSKKQ, from the coding sequence TTGAAGAAATACACAATTTTAATTCTTTTTTTAATTTTAATCATAGTTTTTAGTGGGGTTTTATTTTGGAAAAAACATCAAGAAAATGTGGAAAGAGAAGCATTCCTAAAAGAAGAGTCCCCTAGAATTGAACAATTTTTAAAATATAACTATAGCAATATTAATAAAGTAACTTTTACTCATGTAAAGGTCTCGCCTATGGGAATTCCCTACATAGAAGGTTATATCAATGATGATGAGTCTCTGTTTTTTAGTGCTACAATATACGATGAACATTTTGAAAATAGTGTTAGTGTTCCTGAAGATGTGAGTATGTGGCGCAAAAATGAAGTAAATAAAACAGTTTCTGAAATCCAACAACAAGAAAACTCAAAAAAACAATAA
- a CDS encoding 6-phospho-beta-glucosidase yields the protein MTESKFPKGFLWGGAVAANQCEGAYLEDGKGLSLVDIVPTVEDGRWDALFNPTKALSTDYGFYPSHESIDFYHRYKEDIKLMAEMGFKCFRMSISWPRIFPNGDETTPNEKGLAFYDKVFDECHKYGIEPVVTINHFDTPLEVFKKYGGWKNRKCIDFYLNFCEAIFTRYKDKVKYWMTFNEINMILHIPFFGGGMDVTNEENPEEVKYQAAHHQLVASALATKLGHEINPENQIGCMLAAGNTYPMTCNPEDIWKSIQADREGYFFIDVQARGYYPSYTKRFFKEHNINIQMEDGDLDALRDHTVDYVAFSYYSSRLTSADPEKNKETEGNVFATLKNPYLKASEWGWQIDPLGLRITMNTIYDRYQKPLFIVENGLGAVDTVEEDGSVNDDYRIDYMREHVREMGEAIEDGVELLGYTPWGCIDLVSAGSGEMKKRYGFIYVDRDNKGNGTLNRSKKKSFDWYKKVIETNGKDID from the coding sequence ATGACAGAATCAAAATTTCCTAAAGGCTTTTTATGGGGCGGAGCAGTTGCTGCAAACCAATGTGAAGGCGCATATCTTGAAGACGGCAAGGGACTTTCACTAGTAGATATAGTACCAACAGTAGAGGATGGACGCTGGGATGCTTTATTCAATCCAACGAAAGCGCTTTCCACTGATTACGGTTTTTACCCAAGTCATGAATCAATTGATTTTTATCATCGTTATAAAGAAGACATTAAATTAATGGCAGAAATGGGCTTCAAATGTTTCCGTATGTCCATCAGCTGGCCACGTATTTTCCCAAATGGTGACGAAACTACACCAAATGAAAAAGGATTAGCATTTTATGACAAAGTTTTCGATGAATGTCATAAATACGGTATCGAGCCAGTAGTTACAATCAACCATTTCGATACTCCACTAGAAGTTTTCAAAAAATATGGTGGTTGGAAAAATCGCAAATGTATCGATTTTTACTTAAATTTCTGTGAGGCTATTTTCACGCGTTACAAAGATAAAGTAAAATATTGGATGACATTTAACGAAATTAACATGATTCTTCATATTCCTTTCTTTGGTGGCGGCATGGACGTTACTAACGAAGAAAATCCAGAAGAAGTAAAATATCAAGCGGCTCACCACCAATTAGTTGCATCTGCTTTAGCGACAAAACTTGGTCATGAAATCAACCCTGAAAACCAAATCGGTTGTATGCTTGCAGCTGGGAATACATACCCAATGACATGTAACCCAGAAGATATTTGGAAATCCATTCAAGCGGACCGTGAAGGCTACTTCTTCATTGACGTTCAAGCGCGTGGTTACTACCCAAGCTACACTAAACGTTTCTTCAAAGAACACAACATCAACATCCAAATGGAAGATGGCGACTTAGACGCATTACGCGATCACACTGTTGATTACGTGGCATTCAGCTACTATTCTTCTCGTCTAACAAGCGCAGATCCAGAGAAAAACAAAGAAACAGAAGGCAACGTTTTCGCAACACTAAAAAACCCATACCTAAAAGCAAGCGAATGGGGCTGGCAAATTGATCCACTAGGTCTACGTATTACTATGAATACAATTTACGACCGTTACCAAAAACCACTTTTCATCGTTGAAAATGGCTTAGGTGCAGTGGATACAGTGGAAGAAGACGGATCAGTTAATGATGATTACAGAATCGACTACATGCGTGAACACGTTCGCGAAATGGGCGAAGCAATCGAGGACGGCGTGGAACTCCTTGGCTACACACCATGGGGCTGCATCGACCTTGTCAGCGCTGGCTCTGGCGAAATGAAAAAACGCTACGGCTTCATCTACGTTGACCGCGACAACAAAGGCAACGGAACATTAAACCGCTCGAAGAAAAAATCATTCGACTGGTACAAAAAAGTAATTGAAACAAACGGTAAAGATATCGACTAG
- a CDS encoding CapA family protein — MKSRKKGIILIVSIILIFSIGLLVNNIMTNNKDTAKPKKKTVVAVKKKKETPPKPKEPFNIDFTGDIMFDWDLRPVLAEKGMDYPFDNVREELKSSDYTFVDLETAITTRTKKVPYQEFWIKSDPSSLTALKNAGVDMVNISNNHILDYYEDGLLDTTAALRANNLAYVGAGKNEDEAYQLKVADIKGNKVGFMSFCHFFPNTGWIADEDTPGVTNGYDLNLVEEKIKEERAKNKDIDYMVVYFHWGVEKTNTPVDYQTQYMKKLVDDNLVDAIVASHPHWLQGFEVYKDVPIAYSLGNFLFPDYVSGHSAETGIYKLNFDQGKVTAHFDPGIISGNQINMLEGSSKTAQLNYLQSISPNATINSNGDISAK, encoded by the coding sequence ATGAAATCCAGAAAAAAAGGGATTATACTGATAGTGTCAATTATTTTAATCTTTTCCATTGGTTTATTAGTAAACAACATCATGACAAACAACAAAGATACCGCTAAGCCAAAAAAGAAAACTGTTGTTGCTGTTAAAAAGAAAAAAGAGACACCGCCAAAACCAAAAGAACCATTTAACATTGATTTTACAGGTGATATTATGTTTGATTGGGATTTACGTCCAGTTTTAGCAGAGAAGGGAATGGACTATCCTTTTGATAACGTTCGCGAGGAACTGAAATCTAGTGACTATACCTTCGTTGATTTAGAAACTGCCATTACAACTCGAACAAAAAAAGTCCCTTACCAAGAATTTTGGATTAAAAGTGATCCTAGTTCTTTAACAGCTCTGAAAAATGCTGGGGTTGATATGGTTAATATTAGTAATAACCACATTTTAGACTATTACGAAGATGGATTACTCGACACAACGGCGGCATTGCGCGCCAATAATTTAGCCTATGTTGGGGCTGGTAAAAATGAAGATGAAGCTTATCAACTTAAAGTAGCTGACATCAAAGGAAACAAAGTTGGTTTCATGTCGTTTTGCCACTTTTTCCCGAATACGGGTTGGATTGCCGACGAAGATACTCCAGGGGTTACTAATGGTTATGATTTAAACCTTGTCGAAGAAAAAATCAAAGAAGAACGCGCAAAAAATAAAGATATTGATTATATGGTCGTTTATTTTCACTGGGGAGTTGAAAAGACGAATACACCTGTAGATTATCAAACCCAATACATGAAAAAACTAGTGGATGATAATTTAGTTGATGCAATTGTTGCTAGCCATCCACACTGGCTCCAAGGTTTTGAAGTATACAAAGATGTTCCAATTGCTTATTCATTAGGTAATTTCTTATTCCCTGACTATGTTTCAGGTCATTCGGCAGAAACAGGTATTTATAAACTGAATTTTGATCAAGGAAAAGTAACCGCCCATTTTGATCCGGGTATTATTTCAGGCAATCAAATTAATATGCTTGAAGGTTCTTCCAAGACAGCACAATTAAATTACCTGCAATCCATTTCTCCAAATGCAACCATTAATAGTAATGGTGATATTTCCGCAAAATAA
- the qoxD gene encoding cytochrome aa3 quinol oxidase subunit IV, with protein sequence MTQNNKSNAAHAEGGIPWKHIVGFALSVILTLLAVWVALYSTLTTNVKVVIIFIFAFIQAALQLLMFMHMTEGRDGKIQIGNILFAAFIAIVVVIGSYWVMEIGHMNHLL encoded by the coding sequence ATGACACAAAATAATAAATCAAATGCAGCACATGCTGAAGGTGGCATTCCTTGGAAACATATTGTTGGCTTTGCATTATCAGTTATTTTGACGCTTCTAGCAGTCTGGGTAGCTCTTTATTCAACGCTTACAACAAATGTTAAGGTAGTTATTATTTTCATCTTTGCGTTCATTCAGGCAGCCCTACAGCTTCTGATGTTCATGCACATGACAGAAGGCCGCGATGGTAAAATCCAAATCGGTAATATTTTATTCGCAGCATTTATTGCGATTGTCGTAGTTATTGGTTCTTATTGGGTAATGGAAATTGGCCATATGAATCATTTGTTATAA
- the qoxC gene encoding cytochrome aa3 quinol oxidase subunit III — protein MESVETNKNLPIEYRSEQGRLNILGFWIFLGAEIALFATLFATYFVMRKAGSNAGHPPAEMFELWLVLIMTFLLLTSSFTCGLAIGEMRKGNVKMLTIYSIITLILGAGFVGFELYEFAHYVTEGVTMQVGSYWSAFFVLLGTHGLHVTVGIFWISFILIQIKMHGLTPKTASKVFISSLYWHFLDVVWIFIFTGVYLLGMVN, from the coding sequence ATGGAATCTGTAGAAACAAATAAAAATCTGCCCATTGAATATAGATCAGAACAAGGTCGATTAAATATTCTTGGATTCTGGATTTTCCTTGGCGCCGAAATTGCGTTGTTTGCGACTCTCTTTGCAACTTACTTTGTTATGAGAAAGGCTGGCTCGAATGCGGGTCATCCGCCAGCAGAAATGTTCGAACTTTGGCTTGTCCTAATAATGACATTTTTACTACTAACAAGTAGCTTCACGTGCGGTCTTGCAATTGGTGAGATGCGTAAAGGTAATGTGAAAATGTTGACGATTTACTCGATTATTACCCTGATTCTTGGTGCGGGATTTGTTGGCTTTGAGCTGTATGAATTTGCACACTATGTGACGGAAGGCGTTACGATGCAAGTCGGTTCTTACTGGTCGGCATTCTTCGTTCTACTAGGGACGCATGGTCTTCACGTAACGGTTGGGATTTTCTGGATTAGTTTTATTCTGATTCAAATTAAAATGCATGGTTTGACGCCAAAAACAGCATCAAAAGTATTTATTTCCAGTTTATACTGGCATTTCCTTGATGTTGTGTGGATTTTCATTTTCACCGGTGTCTATTTGCTAGGGATGGTGAACTAA
- the qoxB gene encoding cytochrome aa3 quinol oxidase subunit I has translation MKWNEFIVTGDPMILGAQISIVLVSIGVVALLTYTKKWKWLMKEWISSVDHKKIGIMYLLAAVLMFFRGGVDALMMRTQLALPDMKFLDAQHYNEVFSTHGTIMILFMAMPFIIGLMNIAVPLQIGARDVAFPFLNNLSFWTFFMGAMLFNLSFVIGGSPDAGWTNYAPLATDFSAGYGINFYLLGVQIAGIGTLMTGINFFVTILRMRTKGMTLMKMPMFTWSSLITSLIIIFAFPVLTVALALMSFDRLFGTAFFTLTNGGLPMMWANLFWVWGHPEVYIVILPAFGIFSEIISTFSRKKLFGYPAMVAAMAVISLLSFLVWVHHFFTMGSGALVNSFFSITTMMIAIPTGIKIFNWLFTMYKGRITFTTPMLWSLAFIPNFVVGGVTGVMLAMAAADYQYHNTYFLVSHFHYVLIAGTVFSCFAGLTYWYPKMVGYRLNEKIGKWFFWIFVVGFNVCFFPQYFLGLDGMPRRIYTYVQGDGWTTLNFISTVGGFLMGVAFLVLCYNIYYSYKNSKREVTGDPWDARTLEWATSSAVPPKYNFAVLPEWNDLDDFWNRKQKGDPYVNDKNYKPIHMPSNTMVGFVMSVFFFIAGFGLVFYWYWMGIIGLVGILGCMIYRSFQNNDGYHVEVDEIKETEEHNARELATGVKEGNPWNL, from the coding sequence ATGAAATGGAATGAGTTTATCGTAACTGGTGACCCGATGATTTTAGGTGCGCAAATTTCTATCGTACTTGTAAGTATTGGTGTTGTTGCGTTACTAACTTATACAAAAAAATGGAAGTGGCTCATGAAAGAGTGGATTTCTTCCGTTGATCATAAAAAAATAGGTATTATGTATTTGCTTGCTGCTGTCTTAATGTTTTTCCGTGGTGGTGTGGATGCGCTAATGATGCGTACCCAGCTCGCTTTACCGGATATGAAATTTTTAGACGCACAGCATTACAATGAAGTATTTTCTACGCACGGAACGATTATGATTTTATTTATGGCAATGCCGTTTATCATCGGACTGATGAACATTGCCGTACCACTTCAAATTGGTGCGCGTGATGTAGCATTTCCATTTTTAAACAACTTAAGTTTTTGGACGTTCTTTATGGGAGCGATGCTATTTAACTTATCATTCGTAATTGGTGGTTCGCCAGATGCTGGTTGGACAAACTATGCGCCACTTGCGACAGATTTTAGCGCTGGATATGGAATTAACTTCTATCTTCTAGGTGTTCAAATCGCTGGTATTGGTACGCTGATGACGGGGATTAACTTTTTCGTCACGATTTTACGAATGCGTACAAAAGGTATGACATTAATGAAAATGCCGATGTTTACTTGGTCTTCATTAATTACAAGTTTGATTATTATTTTCGCTTTCCCAGTTTTAACAGTGGCGCTTGCTTTAATGTCATTTGACCGACTGTTTGGGACAGCATTCTTCACACTCACGAATGGCGGGCTTCCAATGATGTGGGCCAACTTGTTCTGGGTTTGGGGGCATCCGGAAGTATATATTGTTATTTTGCCAGCTTTCGGTATTTTCTCAGAGATTATCTCTACTTTCTCGAGGAAAAAATTATTTGGTTATCCGGCGATGGTTGCTGCGATGGCAGTTATTTCTTTACTAAGTTTCCTAGTTTGGGTCCATCACTTCTTTACAATGGGATCAGGGGCGCTTGTTAACTCCTTCTTCTCCATTACAACGATGATGATTGCGATTCCGACCGGGATTAAGATATTCAACTGGCTCTTTACGATGTACAAAGGGCGAATAACCTTTACAACGCCAATGCTTTGGTCGCTTGCCTTTATCCCTAACTTTGTTGTCGGTGGGGTAACTGGGGTTATGCTTGCGATGGCTGCGGCCGATTATCAATATCACAATACGTATTTCTTAGTATCTCATTTCCACTATGTATTAATTGCTGGAACCGTGTTCTCCTGCTTTGCCGGGCTTACATACTGGTATCCAAAAATGGTCGGTTACAGACTGAATGAAAAAATTGGTAAATGGTTCTTCTGGATTTTCGTTGTTGGATTTAACGTTTGTTTCTTCCCGCAATATTTCCTAGGACTTGATGGTATGCCTCGTCGTATTTACACTTACGTTCAAGGTGATGGCTGGACAACGCTTAACTTTATCTCTACAGTGGGCGGATTCTTGATGGGTGTGGCGTTCTTAGTTCTTTGCTACAACATCTACTACAGCTATAAAAACTCTAAACGTGAAGTTACTGGTGACCCGTGGGATGCTCGTACGCTTGAATGGGCTACAAGTTCCGCAGTTCCGCCAAAATATAATTTTGCTGTTTTACCTGAATGGAATGACTTGGATGATTTCTGGAATAGAAAACAAAAAGGCGATCCATATGTAAATGATAAAAATTATAAACCAATCCATATGCCAAGTAATACGATGGTTGGATTTGTGATGTCGGTCTTCTTCTTCATTGCCGGTTTTGGACTAGTCTTCTACTGGTACTGGATGGGAATTATTGGTCTTGTTGGTATTTTAGGATGTATGATTTATCGTTCGTTCCAAAATAACGACGGCTACCACGTGGAAGTGGACGAAATCAAAGAAACAGAAGAACATAATGCGCGTGAACTTGCGACTGGTGTGAAGGAGGGTAACCCATGGAATCTGTAG
- the qoxA gene encoding cytochrome aa3 quinol oxidase subunit II, whose amino-acid sequence MSKVLKSLLLTALLGVTGLISGCGDLTVLNPKGPVAKGQSDLIIYSIIFMLVIVLTIFVLFTIMLVKYRERKDISNYEPDMHGSKKLEIFWTLIPVAIVIALAIPTVKTIYAGEEAPKVTSHKDPIIIYATSADWKWIFSYPDESIETVNYVNIPTDRPVLFKLTSADTMTSFWVPQLGGQKYAMSGMTMNLYLQADEVGTYKGRNANFNGEGFADQRFDVVAQSEKDFKKWAKETKASSPVITQDIYDRLLIPGSSKQKTYSGTHLAFVDVAADPEYVFYAYKRFGYEMTNPHDPNTKSTISDKPMLPVRPVTVTNPQFERHDMKPQIIKNGEGYHEDKHREDEMKKMEEDIQTNEFNKKESDDAGK is encoded by the coding sequence GTGTCAAAGGTACTTAAATCTTTGCTACTCACGGCACTACTTGGGGTTACCGGCCTTATAAGTGGTTGTGGTGACTTGACGGTACTTAATCCAAAAGGGCCAGTTGCTAAAGGTCAGTCGGACTTAATTATTTATTCGATTATATTTATGCTGGTTATTGTTTTGACGATTTTTGTATTGTTTACGATTATGTTGGTTAAATACCGCGAACGGAAAGACATTTCAAACTACGAGCCAGATATGCACGGCAGTAAAAAACTGGAAATTTTTTGGACATTGATTCCAGTTGCTATCGTTATTGCTCTAGCTATTCCGACGGTAAAAACAATTTATGCAGGGGAAGAAGCACCAAAAGTGACTTCGCATAAAGATCCAATTATTATTTACGCAACAAGTGCAGACTGGAAATGGATTTTTAGTTATCCAGATGAATCGATTGAAACGGTGAACTATGTAAACATTCCAACCGACCGTCCTGTACTATTCAAATTAACTTCCGCAGATACGATGACAAGCTTTTGGGTTCCGCAATTAGGTGGGCAAAAATATGCGATGTCTGGCATGACGATGAATTTATATTTACAAGCAGATGAAGTTGGTACATACAAAGGTCGTAACGCAAACTTCAACGGCGAAGGTTTTGCAGATCAACGCTTTGATGTAGTGGCTCAATCTGAAAAAGATTTCAAAAAATGGGCAAAAGAAACGAAAGCTAGCTCGCCAGTTATTACGCAAGACATCTATGACCGTCTGTTAATTCCTGGAAGCTCTAAGCAAAAAACTTATTCTGGTACGCATTTAGCATTTGTTGATGTAGCAGCTGATCCAGAGTATGTTTTCTATGCCTACAAACGTTTTGGTTATGAGATGACAAATCCGCATGATCCAAACACAAAATCAACCATTTCTGATAAACCAATGCTACCGGTTCGTCCTGTTACAGTAACTAATCCGCAATTTGAGCGTCATGATATGAAGCCACAAATTATTAAAAATGGTGAAGGTTACCATGAGGACAAACACCGCGAAGACGAAATGAAGAAAATGGAAGAAGACATCCAAACAAATGAATTCAATAAAAAAGAATCGGATGACGCAGGGAAGTAA
- a CDS encoding phosphomevalonate kinase, with the protein MKNKLQVKIPGKLYVAGEYAVVESGHTAILTAVNRYITLTLEDSERNELWIPHYENPVSWPIGGELKPDGEHWTFTAEAINIATTFLKSEGIELTPVKMVIETELIDQSGAKYGLGSSAAATVAVINALMTKFHPEISMLKKFKLAALSHLVVQGNGSCGDIASCMYGGWIAYTTFDQEWVKHRLAYKSLEWFMKEPWPMLQIETLEEPVSTFSVGWTGTPVSTGKLVSQIHAFKQEDSKNYQHFLTRNNEIMKQMIQAFHTKDEELLYASIKENRRILQELGTKAGVNIETSLLKELADSAENMGGAGKSSGSGGGDCGIAFSKTKELAEKLVQEWESLGIKHLPFHTGRVQITE; encoded by the coding sequence ATGAAAAATAAACTACAGGTTAAAATACCCGGAAAATTATATGTTGCTGGTGAATATGCGGTTGTAGAATCCGGTCACACAGCCATTCTAACTGCGGTTAACCGTTATATAACGCTAACGCTAGAAGATAGTGAGCGCAATGAATTATGGATTCCACATTATGAAAATCCAGTGTCATGGCCAATCGGCGGCGAACTTAAACCAGACGGGGAACATTGGACTTTTACAGCTGAAGCAATCAATATTGCGACAACGTTCCTAAAATCAGAAGGCATCGAGCTAACTCCAGTGAAAATGGTCATTGAAACAGAATTAATCGATCAATCTGGCGCAAAATATGGACTAGGTTCAAGCGCAGCCGCAACGGTAGCTGTAATCAACGCGCTGATGACAAAATTCCATCCAGAAATATCCATGCTGAAAAAATTTAAACTAGCTGCACTTTCCCATTTAGTCGTTCAAGGAAACGGTTCATGTGGTGACATTGCATCTTGTATGTACGGCGGCTGGATTGCGTATACGACGTTTGATCAAGAATGGGTGAAGCATCGTTTAGCCTATAAATCACTTGAATGGTTTATGAAAGAACCATGGCCGATGTTACAAATCGAAACATTAGAAGAACCAGTTTCGACATTTTCAGTTGGTTGGACGGGTACACCTGTGAGTACTGGCAAACTTGTTTCGCAAATTCACGCGTTTAAACAAGAAGATAGCAAAAATTATCAACATTTCTTAACTAGAAATAACGAAATCATGAAGCAAATGATTCAAGCTTTCCACACGAAAGACGAAGAACTGCTTTATGCATCTATCAAAGAAAATCGTCGTATTCTTCAAGAACTTGGAACAAAAGCTGGCGTCAACATTGAAACGAGCTTGCTAAAAGAACTAGCGGACTCGGCCGAAAATATGGGCGGCGCAGGAAAATCTTCCGGTTCTGGTGGCGGAGATTGTGGAATAGCTTTCTCGAAAACGAAAGAACTAGCCGAAAAACTAGTTCAAGAGTGGGAATCGCTTGGTATTAAACATTTACCTTTCCATACAGGGAGAGTTCAAATTACTGAATAA
- the mvaD gene encoding diphosphomevalonate decarboxylase, whose product MRATAIAHTNVALIKYWGKRDEHLILPANSSLSFTVDKFYTKTTVEWDKNLSQDTFILNDEQKTDAKVARFIDKMREEFGLTAKAKITSENHVPTAAGLASSASAFAALALAGSSAAGRNDTKEYISRLARFGSGSASRSVFGDFVIWEKGELADGSDSFAVPFTNKLCDKMSLVVAVVSDQEKKVSSRDGMRLTVETSPFFEKWVAAAGTDLEEMKQAILDEDFIKVGEITERNGMKMHATTLGAEPPFTYFQPQSLEIMDAVRELREDGIPAYFTMDAGPNVKVICERKNENIVAEKLSGLAKNVLICHAGKEASVISDEK is encoded by the coding sequence ATGAGAGCGACAGCCATCGCACACACGAATGTGGCGCTAATTAAATACTGGGGAAAACGCGATGAACACTTGATTCTACCTGCAAACAGTAGTTTATCCTTCACGGTAGATAAATTTTATACAAAAACAACAGTAGAATGGGACAAAAATCTATCCCAAGATACATTTATTCTTAACGATGAACAAAAAACGGATGCAAAAGTAGCTCGTTTTATAGATAAAATGCGTGAAGAGTTTGGCTTAACAGCAAAAGCAAAAATCACTTCAGAAAATCACGTGCCAACTGCGGCTGGACTTGCTTCATCAGCATCCGCATTTGCGGCTCTTGCACTCGCAGGATCCAGTGCAGCGGGCAGAAATGACACAAAAGAATATATCTCCAGACTGGCTCGTTTCGGTTCTGGATCTGCTTCTCGTTCCGTTTTCGGTGATTTCGTTATTTGGGAAAAAGGCGAGCTGGCGGACGGTAGTGATTCATTCGCGGTTCCTTTCACTAACAAATTATGTGACAAAATGTCCCTTGTAGTCGCAGTAGTTTCGGACCAAGAAAAGAAAGTTTCTAGCCGAGATGGCATGCGTCTAACCGTGGAAACATCCCCGTTTTTTGAAAAATGGGTAGCAGCAGCTGGGACGGATTTGGAAGAAATGAAACAAGCTATTTTGGACGAAGATTTCATCAAAGTTGGCGAAATCACAGAGCGAAACGGCATGAAAATGCATGCGACAACACTTGGCGCAGAGCCACCCTTCACTTATTTTCAACCACAGTCACTTGAAATAATGGACGCAGTTAGAGAATTACGCGAAGATGGCATACCAGCTTATTTTACAATGGATGCTGGCCCTAATGTGAAAGTGATTTGTGAACGAAAAAATGAAAATATCGTAGCAGAGAAGTTGTCAGGTTTGGCTAAAAACGTTCTAATTTGCCACGCTGGTAAGGAAGCGAGTGTTATATCAGATGAAAAATAA
- the mvk gene encoding mevalonate kinase, with translation MATGIGTAKMILCGEHAVVYGEPAISVPFTQAVVTTNVETSTKTKFSSAFFTGDLEDMPDFLAGIKALVVDVLSEIGNDECVSIHVISGVPIGRGLGSSAAVATSIARGLYKYFNQELDSKKLLAIVNAAEKIAHGNASGVDAITVVSEKPVWYERNRKLEIMHFPKKVTFVVADTGVPSETRDAVKDVQVLYKENEAEIGKIIHQLGDISREIKTHLEGDADTVKIGAAMNKAQTYLETLTVSDSSLEKLIKVARSSGADGAKLTGGGRGGCIIAVAKNQEIAEKITKALHNAGAAQEWIFTIGEGSYESDSHRTHECGAN, from the coding sequence TTGGCTACAGGCATTGGGACAGCTAAAATGATATTATGCGGAGAACATGCAGTTGTATACGGAGAACCGGCAATTTCAGTCCCATTTACACAAGCAGTAGTAACGACAAATGTAGAGACTTCTACAAAAACCAAATTCTCTTCGGCATTTTTTACAGGTGATTTAGAAGATATGCCTGATTTCTTAGCGGGAATCAAAGCATTAGTTGTAGACGTTTTAAGCGAAATTGGAAATGATGAATGTGTTTCGATTCATGTGATTTCAGGCGTTCCAATTGGACGAGGATTAGGCTCAAGTGCTGCAGTAGCGACAAGTATTGCGCGCGGCTTATATAAATATTTCAATCAAGAATTAGACTCAAAAAAACTATTAGCAATTGTTAATGCGGCAGAAAAAATTGCTCACGGAAATGCCAGTGGCGTTGATGCCATTACGGTTGTGAGTGAAAAACCAGTTTGGTATGAGCGAAATCGAAAACTAGAGATTATGCACTTTCCTAAAAAAGTCACGTTCGTCGTGGCGGATACAGGTGTTCCAAGCGAAACGAGAGACGCAGTTAAGGATGTTCAAGTTTTATACAAAGAAAACGAAGCCGAAATTGGGAAAATAATTCACCAACTTGGCGATATTTCCCGGGAAATAAAGACGCATTTAGAAGGCGATGCAGACACTGTGAAGATTGGTGCTGCAATGAATAAAGCACAAACTTATTTGGAAACTTTGACAGTAAGCGATAGCAGTTTAGAGAAATTAATTAAAGTAGCTAGAAGTAGTGGCGCAGACGGGGCAAAACTTACAGGTGGCGGTAGAGGTGGATGTATTATCGCTGTAGCAAAAAATCAAGAAATCGCTGAAAAAATAACGAAGGCGCTTCATAATGCTGGAGCTGCACAAGAATGGATTTTTACGATTGGAGAAGGTAGTTATGAGAGCGACAGCCATCGCACACACGAATGTGGCGCTAATTAA